A genomic region of Pseudoalteromonas piscicida contains the following coding sequences:
- a CDS encoding DUF808 family protein codes for MPSANLLALLDDVAALTKLAATKTAPVLGDDLAVNAEQLSGGIKPDRELAVVWKVFKGSLLNKFILVPVALACSYFASFMIPIMLILGALYLLFEGGEKILHAIFHRQEQQQETDEFVKALEDERVDLVEFEKDKIKGAIVTDFVLSAEIIIIALGAIADQPFEKQAIVLSLIGLALTVGVYGIVALIVKLDDIGLAMIKDASKTTLAAIKRGVGKGLLYFANGLMKFLSVAGVLAMLLVGVDILAHQFHLLEEIVHAIEKLIPAISWLLNIIAKLGLGAVIGVIIAAVLSQLLAVFKKA; via the coding sequence ATGCCATCCGCAAACTTACTTGCCTTGCTCGATGATGTCGCTGCGCTAACAAAATTAGCCGCAACGAAAACCGCTCCGGTGTTAGGAGACGATCTTGCCGTCAACGCAGAGCAACTATCGGGCGGGATCAAACCAGATCGGGAGCTTGCAGTGGTATGGAAGGTGTTTAAAGGCTCCTTGCTGAACAAGTTTATTTTGGTGCCCGTTGCTTTGGCTTGCAGTTACTTTGCGTCGTTTATGATCCCCATTATGCTAATTTTAGGGGCGCTGTATTTGCTGTTCGAGGGCGGCGAAAAAATTCTCCACGCTATTTTTCACCGTCAGGAGCAACAGCAAGAAACCGATGAGTTTGTCAAAGCGCTTGAGGATGAGCGTGTTGACTTGGTCGAGTTTGAAAAAGACAAAATCAAGGGCGCTATTGTTACCGACTTTGTTCTGTCGGCGGAAATTATCATTATTGCGCTGGGTGCGATTGCTGATCAGCCTTTTGAAAAGCAAGCAATAGTCCTTTCGTTAATTGGGCTTGCACTGACAGTCGGGGTCTACGGGATTGTGGCCTTGATTGTTAAGCTTGATGATATTGGTTTAGCCATGATTAAGGACGCAAGTAAGACTACACTTGCGGCGATAAAACGTGGGGTGGGTAAGGGGCTGCTTTATTTTGCCAACGGTCTGATGAAGTTTTTGTCGGTCGCCGGTGTGCTGGCAATGCTTTTAGTTGGCGTTGATATTTTGGCTCACCAGTTCCACTTACTCGAAGAAATTGTTCACGCTATTGAAAAGCTGATCCCTGCAATAAGCTGGCTTTTGAATATTATCGCCAAGCTTGGCTTGGGGGCGGTGATTGGTGTCATTATTGCGGCGGTGCTAAGTCAGTTGTTGGCAGTGTTTAAAAAAGCATAA
- a CDS encoding DUF2207 domain-containing protein, whose product MTKRCWFTMLYGVLLAIILLVVSVPSQAYLRFKDASVADPHFSQLQVKLDINKTGALQVTQQGILQGGNFDWQGLAQTIELDVRYPDGTHYLSDISIDSVKIDEQEVRYALKYNYDRSAVTLVISKEQLPKQGQAQQFEVRYQSKNRMRFYPALDELTYALFPNVNLKIKKLTVSILYPQTATLKEHQLFVDHLKNDAFLIRDGVVDGRNQLLFESQSEIADKAQGEIALAFEKGVFKDNFLYRKIWYPFRVLFIALPFLILFALAVWQTRKRLHALPKLADAHPCSTQPPDLPICLVRELVAANIERMLTANDVLAEVLKLAVAKQLTISERGKNNDEFSNVEPKKLDQIQINPEAPSQPEAVGLSGKLQRYFYQQQDVQSSSGKRKRKRVIKNRFVINKGNEGRTSFTETICHYVNNAEVGKAQHNVNFLAFIVPILLWLSASFVVIGVGAGNGWQVFAGSLIVVLLCTSILLIAVLIVEMFIEHRSEDKKSREMWLVRALIYIPTYLFLLWMCVDGDDELVNGTSVVFHFFYLGFIAAFFSFIGPSKQFKAWVLQSQQFYQYIKLKSQHCFAEGVEKAEYEALLPYAYAFGLLNEWIKGYEAYLTAELDDTMPLIPWIRYKKITEPRELKQHLSCLEAVMPAISCLAYDKNIAY is encoded by the coding sequence ATGACTAAACGCTGTTGGTTTACCATGCTTTATGGTGTATTGCTGGCAATCATTTTATTGGTTGTGAGCGTTCCTTCTCAGGCTTATTTGAGATTTAAAGATGCGTCGGTAGCAGATCCTCACTTCTCTCAGCTACAAGTTAAGCTCGATATTAATAAAACTGGTGCACTTCAAGTTACTCAGCAAGGCATATTGCAAGGGGGAAACTTCGATTGGCAGGGGCTCGCGCAAACAATTGAGCTGGATGTGAGGTATCCAGATGGTACACACTATCTGAGCGATATCAGCATTGACTCAGTAAAAATCGACGAGCAAGAAGTGCGTTATGCACTGAAGTATAACTACGATAGAAGTGCAGTCACGCTTGTAATAAGCAAAGAGCAGCTTCCAAAGCAAGGACAAGCTCAGCAATTTGAAGTGCGATATCAATCAAAAAACCGTATGCGATTTTATCCGGCATTGGATGAATTGACTTATGCACTCTTTCCGAATGTTAATCTTAAAATAAAAAAGCTTACCGTCTCCATTCTCTATCCTCAAACTGCGACGCTGAAGGAGCACCAATTGTTTGTCGATCACCTAAAAAATGATGCGTTTTTGATACGCGATGGGGTGGTTGATGGACGCAATCAGCTCCTATTCGAGAGCCAATCTGAGATAGCAGATAAAGCGCAGGGAGAAATCGCCCTCGCGTTTGAAAAAGGTGTGTTTAAGGATAACTTTCTTTACCGCAAAATTTGGTATCCGTTTAGAGTGTTATTTATTGCTTTGCCGTTTTTAATATTATTTGCATTGGCTGTGTGGCAAACGCGTAAGCGCCTCCACGCATTGCCAAAACTTGCCGATGCGCATCCTTGTTCAACTCAACCACCAGACTTACCGATTTGCTTGGTGAGAGAGCTGGTTGCTGCAAATATCGAGCGCATGCTAACAGCAAATGATGTGTTAGCTGAGGTGCTAAAGCTTGCAGTGGCGAAACAGTTAACCATTAGCGAACGGGGTAAAAACAATGATGAATTTAGTAATGTTGAGCCAAAAAAGCTGGATCAAATTCAGATAAATCCTGAAGCGCCGAGCCAGCCAGAGGCGGTTGGGTTAAGCGGTAAACTGCAACGTTACTTTTATCAACAGCAAGACGTTCAAAGCTCGAGTGGAAAACGCAAGCGAAAACGAGTAATAAAAAACCGCTTTGTTATTAACAAAGGAAACGAGGGGAGAACGTCTTTCACAGAAACAATATGTCATTATGTGAATAATGCCGAAGTGGGGAAAGCTCAGCATAATGTAAACTTTCTTGCTTTTATTGTGCCTATTTTACTTTGGTTAAGTGCTTCTTTTGTTGTGATTGGAGTTGGTGCTGGCAATGGGTGGCAAGTGTTTGCGGGGAGTTTAATTGTAGTTTTATTGTGCACTTCAATATTATTAATTGCGGTGCTTATTGTAGAGATGTTTATAGAACATCGCAGCGAAGATAAAAAGAGCCGAGAAATGTGGCTTGTACGCGCGTTAATTTATATTCCTACCTATTTATTCTTATTATGGATGTGTGTTGATGGTGATGATGAGCTGGTGAATGGTACCAGTGTGGTTTTTCACTTCTTTTACCTGGGTTTTATTGCGGCTTTCTTTTCATTTATCGGGCCCTCCAAGCAATTTAAAGCTTGGGTATTGCAGTCTCAGCAATTTTATCAATACATTAAACTTAAGAGTCAGCACTGCTTCGCTGAAGGGGTCGAAAAAGCAGAGTACGAAGCATTGTTACCTTATGCGTATGCATTTGGTTTGTTGAATGAGTGGATTAAAGGGTATGAGGCCTACCTAACAGCTGAGCTGGACGACACTATGCCTTTGATCCCTTGGATCCGGTATAAAAAAATTACCGAGCCGAGAGAATTAAAGCAACATTTAAGTTGTCTTGAAGCGGTCATGCCTGCAATATCATGTTTGGCCTATGATAAAAATATTGCGTATTAG